ACCATCGTCTGCCGCCAGGAAGGCGGCGCGGCGATGATGGCCGACTGCCACGGGCGCCTGACCGGCAAGCCCGGCGTCTGCTTCGTCACCCGCGGCCCCGGCGCCACCAATGCGTCGGCCGGCATCCACATCGCCATGCAGGATTCCATACCGCTCATCCTGTTCATCGGCCAGGTCGCCAGCCACGCCAAGGAGCGCGAGGCGTTCCAGGAAGTCGATTACAAGAGGTTCTTCGGCGACATCGCGAAATGGGTGGTCGAGATCGACGACGCGTCACGCATCCCGGAGTTCGTCACCCGCGCCTTCGCGGTGGCGACATCGGGCCGTCCCGGCCCGGTGGTGATCTCGCTGCCGGAAGACATGCTGACCAGCGTCGTCGAGGCGCCTGCCGTCTTGCCGCACACGCCGGTCGACACCCGTCCGGGCGAAGCAGAACTCGATGCGCTGGAAACGCTGTTGGCCAAGTCCATCAGGCCCTTCGTTATCCTTGGCGGCACGCGCTGGGACACGGAGGCCGTGGCACGGATGCGCGCCATCGCCGAGGCGTGGTCGCTGCCGGTCGGCTGTTCCTTCCGCCGCCAGATGCTGTTCGACCATCTGCATCCGAACTATGCCGGCGATGTCGGCATCGGTATCAACCCGAAGCTTGCCACCGCCATCAAGCAGGCCGATCTTGTGCTGCTGATCGGCGGTCGTATGGGCGAGATGCCCTCATCCGACTACACATTGCTGAAGAGCCCCTACCCGGACCAGACGCTGGTGCATGTCCATGCGGACGCCGGCGAACTTGGCCGCGTCTACCGGCCGACGCTGGCCATCAACGCCTCGCCATCCGCCTTTGTCGAAGCCTTCGCCAGCCGCAAGCCGGCCTCCGACCCGGCATGGGCGGCCGAGACGCCAAGACTGCACGCCGCCTATCTCGACTGGTCGACACCGCCGGAAAGCGGTCCCGGCCCGGTTCAGATGGGGCCGATCATGAATTATCTCGAAAAAATGCTGCCGGACGACGCTATCCTCACCAACGGCGCCGGCAACTATGCCACCTGGGTGCATCGCTTCCACCGCTTCCGCCGCTTCGCCACGCAGGCGGCGCCGACGTCCGGCTCGATGGGCTATGGCACGCCTGCCGCGGTCGCCGCCAAGGAGCTGTTTCCGGAACGCACCGTGGTCGCGTTTGCCGGCGATGGCTGCTTCCTGATGAACGGGCAGGAATTCGCCACCGCCGTGCAGTACGACCTGCCGATTATCGTCGTGGTCGTCAACAATGGCATTTACGGCACCATTCGCATGCATCAGGAGCGCGAATATCCTGGCCGCGTGGTTGCGACCGACCTCAAGAACCCCGACTTCGCGTCGCTGGCCCGAGCCTATGGCGGCCATGGGGAGACGGTGGAGAAGACGTCCGATTTCGCAGCCGCCTTCGAGCGTGCGCGCGCCAGCGGCAAGCCGTCGGTCGTCGAAATCCGGCTCGATCCGGAGGCGATCACACCGACCCGGACGATGACCCAGATCCGCGACAAGAGCTGAAGCGAAGGCAGCCTGCTGCCTTTCGCCGGCCGTGCTGAGCTAAGGACTCGTTTGGCGAAAGGGGCGGTGCGCCGCCCCTTCCGACCGCGCTACATCGCCTTCTCGATCTGACCGCGGATCTCGCCGTCCTTGTTGGCGGCGGTGTGGACGTTAACGTAGTATTTGCCGGCCTCAAGGTCAGCCGCTTGCGCATCTGTGAGCGTCGCCGATCCCTTGATCGGGCTCTTGAGCTTGCCCTTGAACGGGATTACCGGCGCGGCATTCTCGCCCATCCCCGCGGGGCCGTGAATGTGCGCGGCCGTCGCCGGTCCGCTGAGACCGGAATATTTGACGTTCCAGCTTAGCTTCTTCTTGGTGGTGTCGAAGGTCAAGGTGGCAGTCCCCTTGCCCTTGGTGGTGACGGGAGGGCTCTGCTGGCCGCCATCGAGCGTTGCCTTGTACTTCACCATTTCGGCCATGGCCGGCGATGCGAATAGAAAGGCGGTCGAAATGGCCAGCGCGGAAAGCACCGGCATGAAGGATTGTCTGCGCATTTTCCTAGGACCTCCGTTGGATGTTCATCCTCGCGGCTCTCCACGCGTGGATGCACCAGCACAACGGTCGGGTGGCCCAAAGTATCCCTCGGGGCACATTTTTTTGATGTCTGATCAAAAAGGGGCGGTCACCCGCCCTTTCAAGACGCGCGGAAGGACAACGCTCAGACGGCGGCCAGAGCCTGAGCAAGGTCGGCGATCAGGTCATCCGGGTGCTCGACGCCGATCGACAGCCTGACCGTGGTCTCCAGAACGCCGATGCGCTGGCGCACGTCGAAGGGAATGCCCGAATGGGTCATGGCGGCTGGATGGCTGGCCAGCGATTCCGTGCCGCCGAGGC
The genomic region above belongs to Mesorhizobium sp. B4-1-4 and contains:
- a CDS encoding thiamine pyrophosphate-binding protein translates to MKTGGQLIVDALEANGTDRIYCVPGESYLAVLDALHDSTIRTIVCRQEGGAAMMADCHGRLTGKPGVCFVTRGPGATNASAGIHIAMQDSIPLILFIGQVASHAKEREAFQEVDYKRFFGDIAKWVVEIDDASRIPEFVTRAFAVATSGRPGPVVISLPEDMLTSVVEAPAVLPHTPVDTRPGEAELDALETLLAKSIRPFVILGGTRWDTEAVARMRAIAEAWSLPVGCSFRRQMLFDHLHPNYAGDVGIGINPKLATAIKQADLVLLIGGRMGEMPSSDYTLLKSPYPDQTLVHVHADAGELGRVYRPTLAINASPSAFVEAFASRKPASDPAWAAETPRLHAAYLDWSTPPESGPGPVQMGPIMNYLEKMLPDDAILTNGAGNYATWVHRFHRFRRFATQAAPTSGSMGYGTPAAVAAKELFPERTVVAFAGDGCFLMNGQEFATAVQYDLPIIVVVVNNGIYGTIRMHQEREYPGRVVATDLKNPDFASLARAYGGHGETVEKTSDFAAAFERARASGKPSVVEIRLDPEAITPTRTMTQIRDKS
- a CDS encoding CHRD domain-containing protein yields the protein MRRQSFMPVLSALAISTAFLFASPAMAEMVKYKATLDGGQQSPPVTTKGKGTATLTFDTTKKKLSWNVKYSGLSGPATAAHIHGPAGMGENAAPVIPFKGKLKSPIKGSATLTDAQAADLEAGKYYVNVHTAANKDGEIRGQIEKAM